In Mycobacteriales bacterium, the genomic stretch CGCCGCGGTCGTCGCGAGCATGGGCTGGTACTCGTGGTCCGTCTTCAAGGACTCGCCGACGGTCTCCTACGCGGTCCTCTACACGATGGTGGCGACCACGCTGACCGGCGTGATCATCTACGGCCTGACCAGGATGTATCAGCTGGTGGAGCAGGTGCACTCGGCCCAGGACACGTTCGCCCGGCTCGCCGTCACCGAGGAGCGCGCCCGGTTCTCCCGGGACGTGCACGACCTGCTCGGGCTGAGCCTGTCGGCGATCATGCTGAAGACCGAGCTGGTGGCCAAGCTCGTCGACGACGAGCCCGACCGGGCCCGCACGGAGCTCGACGAGGTCCTGCAGATCACCCGCAAGGCGCTGGCCGAGGCCCGCCAGGTGGCCACCGGCTACCGGGAGCTGACGCTGGCCGAGGAGTGCAACTCCGCGGTCTCCGTGCTCACCACCGCGAGCGTCGACGTGTCGCTGGTCCGCGAGCACGACGGCTTCCCCCGGTCGGTGCGTTCCACGCTGGCCACGGTGCTGCGCGAGTGCGTCACGAACGTGCTCCGGCACAGCAACGCGACCTGGTGCACGATCACGCTCGGCAGCGTCGCCGGGATGGCCGAGATGGAAGTCGTCAACGACGGCGTGCCGGTGTCGCGGGCCGCCCCGGCCACCGGCGGGGCCGGCAGCGGCCTGCTCAACATCACCCAGCGGGTCCGCTCACTCGGCGGCGACCTCGAGTCCGAGGTCGTGGCCGGCCAGCAGCACCGGGTCCGGGTCCGGATCCCGCTCGCCCAGCCGGACGCCGGCTAGAGCCACTCGGCCTCGGTCGCGATCCGGATCGCGTCGACACGGTTGCGGGCGTTGAGCTTGCCGATGATCGAGGTCAGGTGGTTCCGTACCGTCCCGGCCGAGAGGAACAGCTCGCCGGCGATGTCCACCGGGTCGTAGCCGGCCGAGGCGAGGCGGAGGATCTCCGTCTCCCGGTCCGTCAGCGGGCACTGCTCGCTGTCCCACGCCGACATCGCGAGCTGGGGATCCACCACGCGACCGCCGGCCGCGACCTTCCGGATTCCGTTCGCGAGGCTGTCCGGCGGCGCGTCCTTGAGCATGAACCCGCCGACGTGGGCGGCCAGCGCCCGCCGTACCGTCCCGGCGGTGCCGAGGCTGGTGAGCATCAGCGTCCGGCACTTCGGGACGTTCTCGTGGATCTCGACCGCGGCGGTGAGCCCGTCCTTGCCCGGCAGGTCGATGTCGATGACGGCGACGTCGGGCCGGTGCTCGAGCGCCGCCGGCAGGATCTCCTCGCCGGAGGCGACCGCGGCGACGACCTCGAGGTCCTTCTCCAGGTTCAAGAGTGCGACCAGCGCACCTCGAACCATGCCCATGTCCTCGGCCAGAAGGATCCGGATCACCGTCGGCCGTCGAAAGAGGAGCGCCGCAGGCACGTGCTCCGGGCACGAGCAGAGCGAGCCGTCATCCGGGCATCACCTCCGGCTGAGTCCGACGTGAGGACGTCGGCCAATCCTAACGCGGTGATCCCGGCACACAGGGGACGACCGGCGCGGCGGATGCGCCGATCCGAACCTGTGGCCAGAGAGGAGTCCGTGTGAATGCGGCCGTGCAGCAGGCGGTCTCGGCCATGCGCACCCGGTACGCCGAGCCGGTCACGCCCCGCGGGCTGGCCGCCGAGGCCTTCGTGAGCCCGTTCCACTTCTCCCGCGTCTTCTCGGCCACCACCGGCACCACGCCGGGGCGCTTCCTCGCGGCGGTCCGGATGTTCGAGGCCAAGCGGCTGCTGGTGTCCAGCCCGCTGACGGTCGCCGAGATCGTCGCTGCCATCGGTTACACCAGCGTCGGGACGTTCACCAGCCGGTTCAGCGGCTCGGTGGGGCTCACGCCGAGCCGGTACCGGGAGCAGCAGGTCGGGGAGCTGCTGGTGACCTCGTCCACGGGCGCGAGCCGGCTGCCCTCGATCGGGACC encodes the following:
- a CDS encoding histidine kinase — its product is MTETSRLDSGPLPVSQRFRDLVPTIAPRLARAVVIAVLCGFVIIAGTNMLLSGGGLLDLGSAVVYGAAVLLIHLRVSTRPREELSTRVRYLALLAEAGLVYLPILQLSVSWVGLPGYLVGSLLLLLRPAASIPLAAAVVASMGWYSWSVFKDSPTVSYAVLYTMVATTLTGVIIYGLTRMYQLVEQVHSAQDTFARLAVTEERARFSRDVHDLLGLSLSAIMLKTELVAKLVDDEPDRARTELDEVLQITRKALAEARQVATGYRELTLAEECNSAVSVLTTASVDVSLVREHDGFPRSVRSTLATVLRECVTNVLRHSNATWCTITLGSVAGMAEMEVVNDGVPVSRAAPATGGAGSGLLNITQRVRSLGGDLESEVVAGQQHRVRVRIPLAQPDAG
- a CDS encoding response regulator transcription factor, with amino-acid sequence MIRILLAEDMGMVRGALVALLNLEKDLEVVAAVASGEEILPAALEHRPDVAVIDIDLPGKDGLTAAVEIHENVPKCRTLMLTSLGTAGTVRRALAAHVGGFMLKDAPPDSLANGIRKVAAGGRVVDPQLAMSAWDSEQCPLTDRETEILRLASAGYDPVDIAGELFLSAGTVRNHLTSIIGKLNARNRVDAIRIATEAEWL